The nucleotide window taattctattaggattttattggaataattaGAATTCCGATAGAATTTCGAAGAGAAGATTGGagattatattgtttatatgtaATAAAGTTCATGTTAATTGCTGTATTTGtcgtttaatttttcttctttcattagTCCTTACAGcattataaagtaattttaaagattcataaaactatttgaagTATGAGTTTGGACAAAAGACAAttgttgtttatttcattttaattattattgttgtatttcaattcaatttttctctatAAACGGCAAATATTAgggataatttttatttttcagtacTGGTCCatgtattatactattattatttgttacaataaaaattaaaacaattcggcagatttataacatttaaatcaAGTAACACGTAGTTTCAAAATTTAACGcttcagtgaaaataaaatttgggAGATTGGGGTGTCGATGAATTATTGCTCCAATTTGAAACACAAAATCTAAAAGTCATCAAATTGACTGATTCTATATTAACCCTTCCGAGTCGAATGTGaccataatggcgacttcgagctttcataatttaaaatcgaaaactgcaaatgaataatttaattattcaactaacgagatACTGACATGCGACTTTAAAAactcaaatttaaaatatgaataccAAAACATTGTACTGCAGAGGTtgtgaaatgataaaaaattgcaatagCTCACAGGAAAATACATGAACTAAAACAGAGACTGAAAACTGAAGATTCCTGTAGTAACTACAATACTTTCAATGCTCCCTGTACGTTCAAAGTATCATGACGAATTTCAGGGGACAGATGattatcatttattcattatCCACCATTTTCCATTACGATAGTTCGTtttaacacttgaactaccttaccagtcaaaatgactggtttcgattgttctGTTTCGCAATTCTTGATATCttaataacattgaatattcaacatgatcttgaaaataatctattgttaggtagttctagtgttaaggcacTTCATGGATTCGACGTCGCTCGCACAACAAATAAGAGAACCGTGGTCAGTAAAGGGTGAGTGGGGGCAGAACACGCGATGTCGTTACGTCGGGACGACAAGAATCGGGAACCGCAGTCTTTCGTTGCAACTATACGAAGATTGACCGGCCTAGATCGTCGCACCGCGAAAGAGTGCTCACCGTTGATCGCTGCGTTCCAACGAGTCCGTAATTTGCTCAAGGTGTGCGAACGGATGCGACGaacagtttaacacgttgactgccacggtggtcatatGTGAACGCAGATTGTTTCTTCTTAGCGCCAcagtggtcaccggtgaccgaagcttcaaaattataaaataattatagataACTGATGCCGATTAAAAATCTTCAGTAGCATGaattagataacagtgtaacgtaagaattgtgatatcgaacaattaataattcttcccttTTGTCTTTGCTGCAGAAAGAATGAGTGACTGTcagcggtcaccgatgactgaagCTTCTAAACtacttaaagaaaattataacttGTCAGATAACTGACGTTGAACAATGTTTAATACTCTAAACAATTAGACAATAGTGTACCGTAAAAATTGTGATAGCGAATAATTAGTGGCGGTCgatgttttaacactaaaactaccgagcaagtgacttatttttcatttttaaaacaaattagtacaatacgtttcttgagattcgaatggtctcctagtcttgtatctcttcagatacacaaatttaattgaaaatcttttgcAAAAACGCCTTCGTGACTGAAATGCTTGTAAAATAGATATTTCTGAGTCGGTCGATTTGACTCGTCCGGTGGTAGTAGTGTAAACGCAAGAGAAATGCTCCTAGGGACTTCCGAGATCTAGAATCCGCTAGGACCTCGAGGTAGTACGATTCGCGGCGGCCGGAAGACTCAGAAGCCAACaggttttattcatttcttgtttttttcGAAGAAACGATGCGTGTCAAGCAACTATTGTACGATCTAAGTGGTCGTGTTTTACGTCGGAGCATCAATCTTAGTTTGTACTCGTCGCTTCTGGGCATCTTCTCGTTTGTAGCGACCGGCCGGAAACTTCAGAACAAGCTACGTGCCCCGGGCTATTGCAAGGTTTTCAAAGTTTGATAAAAGAACCGGCCGCTGTGCTACTCGGATCGATTCACGATTGATCGAGTGCTTTTGGTTTTGTcggattttaatggaaattgtaCACTGATGATCGAACGGGGCGGGTGTGGTGTTGGTATATTACGGCGACGCTAGGTGAACCGGAAGTGCCGATTTTTGTAGTTTCGTAGTGAATCTTTAAGAGACAGTCAGGaagtaatatttttctgttgtttctATTTTGCGCAGTAGAACCTCcggtaacgcgattaaaaaattattgaaaaataactataaaaatgagCTCTTTCATAAAAAAGTGATACAAGCTGAGAAAGAACTAGTATCAAAAAAAGGAATTCAACGCGAGATTTGTAACGTGAAATCGCTATAACACGGAATTTTTGGGTTTCTATTTGTTTATGCAAGGTATATAGTGAGTGCTACTATAAtatctttcaaaatattagtgGTGCAAATTTTTAAcgcagttttcttttctttttgcataagaaaatattgaaatttttaaaattttgtttaaaattgttctaCATGCTCTTGTGTAAATATGATCCACGCTTTGAAGagttaaaaactatatatagtaACTGAAGAAATCATCTGAGTATTGTTaactaatttattcatttaatttcattactgtTATGTCCATTATAACGTGAATTAGGTGGGATGAACAGCGTTATCCTTGTTATACTTTACACCACTCCACTTAAATCGATTATTCAGATAAAATTTTCgttttgttgtttatttattgtgttttatGGTTTTCGGTAGCATTGTTTCAGTAATGATGTATTGAATAGAcagattttattacatttactccgaatggaaataatttcaatgtattttaCGTTTCTTCCTGCTTAATTCGTATTCCcctctttttaatcatttcgaatattgtaCACAAACAGCCCACGCAAGTGTGTTggatagtttaaatatttacgtttatGATTTTGTCTAGATGATGTCTAAAATGAAGCCAAAAAAATTGATGATCATCGGCGGATCTATGTTTGGTTTCGGATTTATTGTCCTAATGATTATATTTCCACCGATCGTCAAAATGCAGATAAAAAGAGTAAGTGCGGGACGCGTCGGTgtgattttatttcttctttcctctttgtacgttattttaattattcctgtGAAATAGTATCACAGTAACAGACGGTTGTATTTTGTTGAATGCGATAATTCTGCCTTTCTCATTGTTGCGCAATATGTTCATCAATGTTATTATGTTTTACGAATAATACTGGTATATACAAAATTCATCGATGATAGAAGTTttagaacaatggtattttgtgtttttttttctaaatttgcATTTTGTATCTTgtactttttttaatttgtatttcgtattttgtgtctttttataatttaatcgcTAACTTCATTGTACAAGAGTTAGATTTTAAAGCTACTAATAACCGTCACTATATTGTTCAAACAAGTTGgtggaatatttaattgattataataatCCCAATAACGTTTAGTAATACGTGGCGAAGAATCAGTTTCTGTGTCGAGGCGAAATTAACTTCATGATAAACATCCATGACTACCATGACCATTACTTTCTGCTTCTCATGGTTGTTACTCACTCATCATTGTTATCATAGTCTGATTCTATTCTTATTTCTGTAATTGTTATTTCATGCTGCTTTGCTTTGTTATTTTCGATAGTGGTACTTCATTACGAATATTTCAACGTATCATTTACATTATATGTCATTAACATATACACACTATGTTGTCacgtttttattttcctttgctATGTATAATATCATAAGCTTCGTTAACCtaagaattaattacaattaaaataagtCGTAGCacaattaaaataatctttttaaaaagaCACGATTAAGTGTTTCCTCGTGTTGTCCATAatcttttctttaaaattccctTTATCTAATTTCTCAAATAATCTCTCATCTTAcagtttattttactttgttttctcCGTTAAGTAACATTATTcctttcatttgattttatttttactttgttcTTGTTTTACCGTTCCCGCCTGTTTTCATTCAACGTGGTCGCCATGTTGTTTTATGGGTAACGATGAAGATAATACTACTTCAATACAATTATACGTAatattgacacgttgaacgccgcacgatttcacggagaaaaatacacaaattgacaaatatacaatatcaaattatttaattgaattgcgttattatgaTGGCATGATCATTTTGtcgaatgtcatcgcattaggtagcatatTTCTAGTTTAACTGAGGGAATTAGAGTAATTTGATTTGCTTGAAGATCACCGGGgcacccatggcattcaacgtgttaataattcagAGGAAAAAAGCGAAAGACAACTGaatctttcaaataaataaaatgtttaagagAAACCGAGATTTGCCaagattttgaatttaaaagaaaaaaacactCATCTATCGTTGCAGCAAGTATCACTGAGACATGGAACTGAGATGCGAGACTTGTGGACGGACTTTCCTCTTCCGTTGGATTTCAAGATACATCTATTCAACGTAACGAATCCAAACGAAATAATGGCGGGACAAAAACCGATTGTTCATGAAGTTGGTCCATTTTTTTACGAGTGAGCGTTGTTAGATGTATTGCtacgatattttaatatttaaatttctgtcgaaataattgtttcttatatattaaaattttaaacacacataggaaaataaaaaaatacctatatgtttgtttttatttaaaagaaacaatttatttcttgtCGAACGTTTACTCGTCGAAACAACTGTTTTTCTTAGTTCCCATAAAATAATTCACAacagaatgaaatttcttttacgTAAAAATCAACGTTTTCAGCGAATACAAGCAGAAGGTGGATCAAGTCGATCGAGATGAAGACGACAGCATAGAGTATCGTGTGAAAACCACGTGGTACTTTAATCCTGCTCGTAGTAATGGGCTCACCGGGGAGGAGGAAATTGTTTTTCCAAATATACTGATACTGTCGATGGTTAAAATGGTATTGGCCGAGCAACCGAGTGCTATGGGGCTTATCAGTGAgtatatattatcaaaatacGAAACGTGCATTGATAATAAGGGTTTCATTGcgaatatacttttaaacattcttttataattgaatttcctttataatttcctttttataattgaatttacgTTACTGTATACGTAAGGTAATTCTCATTAACTCAGAATGTAGGGCGATCTCATGAAAATtgtcaattattttcaatttatttgtatagCGTAGGCAATTTTGTACAGAGATCTATTAACTATTGTTCTTGTATAGGTATATTTATTTCcataagtaaattttattttttattctgtatCGACAATacttataatgtaataattcttttacaaATGTGGGTCACCTATCCCCGACTTACACTACGTAAtagagaaatatatagaattataatatttataacattttcattcgattttgaCGAATTGCtatcttttaatttttcttctctATTTCTAACACAGATTggagaaattataatatataattgcaaTAATTCATTTACACAGACAAGaacaatacttttatttttcactcattgttttcattttcaattacattCATTTGTAAAAGTTTATCGAAGTGAACAGAAATGTtctgttattataaatattaacgttaAGGGTGGATGATAAGGTATTTCAGATTCTTGAAGAAAAATTCATAAGTAACACGAAAACAAATTTCGAATACTCCTCGCTGTGGAGTATTTAActcaaaaaatgaaacaaaaaacatTCAAAACAACAAATCAACAAAAAATTCAACCTATGATTTCATTCAGAACTGTGCTCGATGATGCTACTTACttgatcgttaataattcattagaaagagATAATCATTTGATACTTATTCCGTGTCTGCGTTTACTCCACAGGTTAACGATCGCTGATAGAAAGCTaatctttaatttatattcagaaaAAGTCACTAAACGTTCAGATTTGACGAATTCaacttgaaattttcgtcacgagcctGACGCAATATGACAGAGCAAGAGGTTGTAGAGAAATATGTTTAATGGTTATCAAGCATGATCGACGACAAAACGTCTGGTCCGCAATGTGTCAAGTTCCTCCGACCACGGATTGGATATTATTACATTTCGATCAAGAGTGAAGGTCAACTTGGCCTTACCTGAGAATACTAAAAGATTCTAACACGGGGAGTCGTGGAAAACGATTTACTTATAACACGACCGCAACAGCTAACGTGACGAACGACACCTACATAGAGTCCTCGCCTTGACAGAGAGAATCAATTGATTCTCACAACACTTTGCTGTCTATAGGTTACAAATGTGTGACAAAAAATGTCCGTTCTCTTCACTTGAAAAATGGGAATACTCCGTTAACAACAGTATCTCTCATTATATATTGAATCTCattaattaacctcttgctcctgtaatttcttttataactgtGATTGATCGAACtaatttatcgttgataatttaatataaaaagaaaaaatttgctgctcattctgtgtctacgtttactataaaacataaaaattgatacTAGAccagtaatatttcatttttattcaaaataaataaataacattccgatttgtcgaattcgcttGAAAATTTTCGTTGAGTCACGATATTAAAGGAGAAGGGGTTAAGTTAGTGATGTTAAGTTCTGCGTtctctttcattcatttaactttatatcgatCCTTATATTACCCGATTAAtcagttattaaatttttgcCTTACTAGAAAGACCCGCAATCTAATTATTACTCAAATATTTGAATGCCCATTTATCGTTTTGCGGGGCCTTTTTCTATTTTGCTGCAAATATTGACTGTCATTTGATGAATTCTCCGCAGACAAGGGGGTGGACAGCATCTTCAAGAAACCTCAGACGGTGTTTGTGAAAGCGAAAGTCCGTGATATACTTTTCGACGGGCTCTTCGTCGATTGTAGGGTAAAAGACTTTGCTGGGACCGCGATTTGCAGTCAGTTGAAGGAGAAAGGAGAAAGTTTAGTACCATTGGATGATGATCAGTATTTGTTCTCCTTGTTTGGCAAGGTACGTGGACACAATTTAACAATTAACCATACGatcaattgttaattaattaatccctAAAGCGTTGAATTTACTCGGTGAATGGTAAGAGGAAATTAAGTTCACGGCAAATTGCTTTCGGATAGTGAAAAACAAACAcgttcaatgataaatcatggaaaaataaaagttgccGTATctgtattaagaaatttgactatTCAACtcgtttttcagaaaatttaacgtaCCGCCAAACACACTGATGCTTAGCATTCAACGGCAAATTCTTAATTGATATCCAACCATTAATAggattgttttctattactaatgaaGTGTTTCCCATGGTAACCGACActtcaagctatttattttccgaaatattgtgATGTTCCATATTAGAAACTGTTCCATATTAGACGCCGTTACTCTATATCTGTATTAAACAGTAGAATTACCGAACAGTCAAACtgagttttcgaaatttttctatggaaactccaacagtgctactattgagatttctattgatttacaattcagtttacctatcgttgaatcaatttctatagtaatttctcagagaattaacagttatatttttaataattattaaagaagcaatcaggaatgaatcattttgacctctctggtagttctagagttaattGTCTTGTCATCTGATAAaggcatcatcatcatcattattcaGCTTGTTGTTATCGTGATCCTTATCGAATGTTGACGTCCATGCAGAAAAACGGATCCGTTGACCCTGCCACCATCCGAGTGCTTCGTGGGATTAAAAATTATCGTGACACTGGACGTGTGATTGAGTTCAATGGCGAGCCGATGCTATCGATTTGGGCCGATGATCGTTGCAACCAGTTTAACGGTACCGACTCTACGATCTTCCCGCCGTTAATGACGGAGCAGGACGACATTGTTTCCTTCTCGCCGGAAATCTGCAGAAGCCTGTCTGCGCCGTTTCAATACAAAAGTAAAGTTAAAGGTATGTCATGTTGCTATATACTAGTAATGAGAACCGTGAGCAATGAAAAAGTGTACTGATTTAGGATAGTAGTggtaattattttgaaatatactttattagaattattatttgaatatataaaaatttattattctaatacaaTTACACTGTAGTagaataatagtagtaattgtaatagaaataataatctAACTCTCATTTTTGAATTCTCGAAAGAAAAGCTTTTAATAttgttagaataattaaataccaatattacaatgttactaataatattaattactattgattatcagtattaaataattataatattatgattaACTCAAGAACATTTCGCGACAGCTTTTCATTGATATTAGATATCGAAAACTATATGCATCAGATATtagattattaatgatttaattatatctttttatataagaatttttgtaaatagaaaattaatgattGTCTTTTAATAACAACGATTATTATAATCGTGAACCAACaagtgtattttaaataaaatagtttaatattttctcttaAAGTTgtcatttaaaagaaatttattaagcCGTCTTGTATTTTAATACGAATATTAGGCAGTCTGTTAACAGGTTTCTTGTatgtaaagtattaataataaaataacaatatattccTTGTGCCACAGGTGTCAATACGTATCATTACGAAGGCAATTTTGGAGACATGAAGACAAATCCTCTGGATAAGTGTTATTGCCCTACGCCAGAGACTTGTTTTGATAAAGACTTACTTGATTTGAACAAATGCGTGGGCGCACCATTAGTTGGTTCTCAACCACATTTCTTAGGAACGGAAGAGAAATATTTGCAGCTGGTTGGCGGACTTAATCCAAACAAGGTACTTAAATTATcatgaatttaataatcaaggtacttaaatatacataaattatctttttatttaatttttagtttatcgtctaattgctagtcctacattaatgtaaccTTTTAGACATGTATAACAcaaatacaaagtaaaattacaaaatcgaattccttaatttttcttgtaagttacgaatttcggtttgattgatgtttaaaaatatattaataaaatcaccGACGCTTACATTTCCAGTAGCTGAAACTTGGCCGGCGTACGATGTAATTATCGATTAAAAAATATGCATTCaataatttcgattattttacttgtgaatttttattaaaatcggaGGCTGATGATTGCATGATATTGTTTCTTAaatatgtagaaatatttacaagCATTAATGTCGTTGAAATAAAACTGTCATCTAAAATTTGgtagaatttaaattgaataattctatCAAAATGGTATCTGTAAAAGTtgctattaaaatatgtaaatgaaatatcatttacTTAGGTAACTactaaatcaaatattttatttaaaattcatttgattaGTTGAAGAAAttcagatatttattaacaattttgaatACGTGTTTCGTTCATGATTAGCTTACTTTATTTAACCGAACTTAATATTCTGTTTTGAATGTAAGGAAATATACCATGTACTATATTCTCGATTATCATTATTAACCTTTCGAtgacgagaattttttaaatagtttaaaactCTTTTCTTAAAACAACTAAATTAGCTATGCATCAAAgtcttaaattacatttttatattagaaaagaggaaaatcaaatatcagtcacttgttatttgaataattatattattcatttacaagCTTCAATTGTGGATATCAACGTTCGAAGACGCCATTACTACCGTAGTCGGCATtcgaccgtaaagggttaatttcaatgaattcacGTTTCGTGACTGTTCTCTTATAGGAAGACCATGATCTTTCCATGGACTTCGAGCCAATGACGGCCACCCCGTTAAGTGCACACAAGAGGCTGCAGTTCAACATGTTCCTTTCGAAGGTAGAGAAGTTCAAATTGATGAAAAACTTCCCAGAATGTCTGTTTCCGTTTTTCTGGGTGGACGAAGGTATTCTACTTGGCGACGAATTCGTGAAGAAGCTGAAAGTTGTGTTCGCGTTGCTGACCGTTGTTAAGTAAAGTATTTCTTTCGACTTTAATGAACTTTTAAATAGTTGGAATGATCGATCATGATTAGCAATTTccgatatttttgttatttctgcACATTTCTTGAAGCTGAACATTGTTCAATACGTTTAGatcacgaaaataaaaaaaaaaggattaTTCTGTAATGATTACTAATTTTCACTTTAAACGATAGTATTTTTTcacattaatcatttttaatttaaaggaCCATTCTCGCACTAAACCATCTTTGCATTTCTTAAATCTAATCATGAttcgataaatttaaatcacgaaaataagaaaaaacttATTCTGTAATGGGTTTTCAcgaaaataacatttcttttacTTAGGGTCCTGAAATACATAACCATATTTGGCGGCATAATAACAATGGGCATGGGAGGCTTTATGATGTACAaggaaaaagacaaaaattccATGGACGTGACCAAAGTGACGCCGGAAATGCGAAACGGCAAAGATGACGAGAAAAAATGGCCGACGCAGGTGAACGTCAGCACGATACAGACGCAGAGTGCAGCGGTGCCCCCTAATTTGGacatgaattaaccctttgagcgccagcagaaattttcatacatttacGAAGAATGCCAGACGATTTTAAGCAAAAATCATAgttgtagaaaataaatttatagttcGGTTAATTCTGAGTTAAAGTTAAGGAGACTTTCACAcgatattaattacataaaattatagaaatgtaTGTGTACCTTTAATTTTTGATGTCATTTTTATGAAACGAAACTGACTTTCTTTTATGAATTATAGCACTTAGAAAATCTAGGAGCAACGTATCGTTTTTGGCACTTTTCAGAAATGTATGTCGGGACGACGTATTGTTCTTTGGCAAGTAAAGGGTTGAACGGTGTCTCGTTCAATTCTTTCTATTTCACTTGTCTGGTGAAACCGGAAAGATTGATAATATCGGTTCCACAGTTCGTTTGCAAATCG belongs to Nomia melanderi isolate GNS246 chromosome 12, iyNomMela1, whole genome shotgun sequence and includes:
- the LOC116426292 gene encoding sensory neuron membrane protein 1 isoform X1, producing MRVKQLLYDLSGRVLRRSINLSLYSSLLGIFSFVATGRKLQNKLRAPGYCKMMSKMKPKKLMIIGGSMFGFGFIVLMIIFPPIVKMQIKRQVSLRHGTEMRDLWTDFPLPLDFKIHLFNVTNPNEIMAGQKPIVHEVGPFFYDEYKQKVDQVDRDEDDSIEYRVKTTWYFNPARSNGLTGEEEIVFPNILILSMVKMVLAEQPSAMGLINKGVDSIFKKPQTVFVKAKVRDILFDGLFVDCRVKDFAGTAICSQLKEKGESLVPLDDDQYLFSLFGKKNGSVDPATIRVLRGIKNYRDTGRVIEFNGEPMLSIWADDRCNQFNGTDSTIFPPLMTEQDDIVSFSPEICRSLSAPFQYKSKVKGVNTYHYEGNFGDMKTNPLDKCYCPTPETCFDKDLLDLNKCVGAPLVGSQPHFLGTEEKYLQLVGGLNPNKEDHDLSMDFEPMTATPLSAHKRLQFNMFLSKVEKFKLMKNFPECLFPFFWVDEGILLGDEFVKKLKVVFALLTVVKVLKYITIFGGIITMGMGGFMMYKEKDKNSMDVTKVTPEMRNGKDDEKKWPTQVNVSTIQTQSAAVPPNLDMN
- the LOC116426292 gene encoding sensory neuron membrane protein 1 isoform X3, which codes for MSLRRDDKNREPQSFVATIRRLTGLDRRTAKECSPLIAAFQRVRNLLKQVSLRHGTEMRDLWTDFPLPLDFKIHLFNVTNPNEIMAGQKPIVHEVGPFFYDEYKQKVDQVDRDEDDSIEYRVKTTWYFNPARSNGLTGEEEIVFPNILILSMVKMVLAEQPSAMGLINKGVDSIFKKPQTVFVKAKVRDILFDGLFVDCRVKDFAGTAICSQLKEKGESLVPLDDDQYLFSLFGKKNGSVDPATIRVLRGIKNYRDTGRVIEFNGEPMLSIWADDRCNQFNGTDSTIFPPLMTEQDDIVSFSPEICRSLSAPFQYKSKVKGVNTYHYEGNFGDMKTNPLDKCYCPTPETCFDKDLLDLNKCVGAPLVGSQPHFLGTEEKYLQLVGGLNPNKEDHDLSMDFEPMTATPLSAHKRLQFNMFLSKVEKFKLMKNFPECLFPFFWVDEGILLGDEFVKKLKVVFALLTVVKVLKYITIFGGIITMGMGGFMMYKEKDKNSMDVTKVTPEMRNGKDDEKKWPTQVNVSTIQTQSAAVPPNLDMN
- the LOC116426292 gene encoding sensory neuron membrane protein 1 isoform X2; protein product: MSLRRDDKNREPQSFVATIRRLTGLDRRTAKECSPLIAAFQRVRNLLKMMSKMKPKKLMIIGGSMFGFGFIVLMIIFPPIVKMQIKRQVSLRHGTEMRDLWTDFPLPLDFKIHLFNVTNPNEIMAGQKPIVHEVGPFFYDEYKQKVDQVDRDEDDSIEYRVKTTWYFNPARSNGLTGEEEIVFPNILILSMVKMVLAEQPSAMGLINKGVDSIFKKPQTVFVKAKVRDILFDGLFVDCRVKDFAGTAICSQLKEKGESLVPLDDDQYLFSLFGKKNGSVDPATIRVLRGIKNYRDTGRVIEFNGEPMLSIWADDRCNQFNGTDSTIFPPLMTEQDDIVSFSPEICRSLSAPFQYKSKVKGVNTYHYEGNFGDMKTNPLDKCYCPTPETCFDKDLLDLNKCVGAPLVGSQPHFLGTEEKYLQLVGGLNPNKEDHDLSMDFEPMTATPLSAHKRLQFNMFLSKVEKFKLMKNFPECLFPFFWVDEGILLGDEFVKKLKVVFALLTVVKVLKYITIFGGIITMGMGGFMMYKEKDKNSMDVTKVTPEMRNGKDDEKKWPTQVNVSTIQTQSAAVPPNLDMN